In the genome of Lynx canadensis isolate LIC74 chromosome X, mLynCan4.pri.v2, whole genome shotgun sequence, one region contains:
- the F8A1 gene encoding 40-kDa huntingtin-associated protein: MAASAPGLGGAAGPGPEAGDFLARYRQVSSKLKKRFLRKPNVAEAGEQFGQLGRELRAQECLPYAAWCQLAVARCQQALFHGPGEALALTEAARLFLRQERDARQRLACPAAYGEPLQAAANALGAAVRLHLELGQPAAAAALCLELAAALRDLGQPAAAAGHFQRAAHLQLPQLPLAALQALGDAASCQLLARDYNGALAVFTRMQRLAREHGSHPVPPPPPPPPPPPPPGPQVGPGAAPALPAALLPANGGPAPAPSPATLGAFSDVLVRCEVSRVLLLLLLQPPPAKLLPEHAHTLEKYSWEAFDGHGQESGGQLPDELFLLLQSLVMATHEKDTEAVKSLQVEMWPLLSAEQNHLLHLVLQETVSPSGQGI, from the coding sequence ATGGCGGCGTCCGCGCCCGGCCTGGGCGGCGCTGCGGGCCCGGGCCCCGAGGCCGGGGACTTCTTGGCGCGGTACCGCCAGGTGTCGAGCAAGCTGAAGAAGCGGTTCCTGCGGAAGCCCAACGTGGCGGAGGCGGGCGAGCAGTTCGGGCAGCTGGGCCGGGAGCTGCGCGCCCAGGAGTGCCTGCCCTACGCGGCCTGGTGCCAGCTGGCGGTGGCGCGCTGCCAGCAGGCGCTCTTCCACGGGCCTGGGGAGGCGCTGGCGCTCACCGAGGCCGCCCGCCTCTTCCTGCGGCAGGAGCGCGACGCGCGCCAGCGACTCGCCTGCCCGGCGGCCTACGGGGAGCCGCTGCAGGCCGCCGCCAACGCCCTGGGCGCCGCCGTGCGCCTGCACCTCGAGCTGGGCcagccggccgccgccgccgccctctgCCTGGAGCTGGCCGCCGCCCTGCGCGACCTGGGCcagccggccgccgccgccggccaCTTCCAGCGCGCCGCCCACCTGCAGCTCCCGCAGCTGCCCCTGGCCGCGCTGCAGGCGCTTGGCGACGCCGCCTCCTGCCAGCTGCTGGCGCGCGACTACAACGGCGCCCTGGCGGTCTTCACGCGCATGCAGCGCCTGGCGCGGGAGCACGGCAGCCACCCGgtgccaccgccgccgccgccgccgcccccgccgccgcctccgggGCCACAGGTCGGGCCCGGCGCGGCCCCGGCCCTGCCCGCCGCGCTGCTCCCTGCGAACGGCGGCCCTGCGCCCGCGCCCTCTCCCGCCACGCTGGGCGCCTTCTCCGACGTGCTGGTCCGCTGCGAGGTGTCCCgcgtgctgctgctgctgctgctgcaaccGCCGCCCGCCAAGCTCCTGCCGGAGCACGCCCACACTCTGGAGAAGTACTCCTGGGAGGCTTTCGACGGCCACGGGCAGGAGAGCGGCGGCCAGCTTCCTGACGAGCTGTTCCTGCTGCTGCAGTCCTTGGTCATGGCCACCCACGAAAAGGACACGGAAGCCGTCAAGTCGCTGCAAGTGGAGATGTGGCCACTGTTGAGTGCCGAGCAGAACCACCTCCTTCACCTGGTTCTGCAGGAAACCGTCTCCCCCTCGGGACAGGGCATCTGA